A region of Planococcus sp. MSAK28401 DNA encodes the following proteins:
- a CDS encoding SDR family NAD(P)-dependent oxidoreductase produces the protein MKYTVITGASSGIGYEAALAFASRGKNLIIVARREAELNNLKENIQNMNTDLDVIIKPTDLSESEQVHAFYESLKDYDIETFVNNAGFGNSSTVAEQDVTKTEKMLRVNVEALTTLSTLYARDYADQQGAQLINVSSDLGYRLVPNAVTYAATKFYVSAFTEGLAQELQDNGAQLKVKILAPSMTETEFVKTARELDEFSYGDNVQKFHTAKEMAQFMLELYDSEQIVGKVNSETYEFELMDPVFQYTSRK, from the coding sequence ATGAAGTACACAGTTATCACAGGCGCCAGCTCAGGAATTGGATATGAAGCGGCATTGGCTTTCGCATCACGCGGCAAAAACCTGATTATTGTCGCAAGAAGAGAAGCCGAGCTTAATAATCTAAAAGAGAACATTCAAAACATGAACACCGATCTCGACGTCATTATCAAGCCGACAGACCTATCTGAAAGCGAGCAGGTCCATGCGTTTTATGAAAGCCTTAAAGACTACGATATTGAAACCTTCGTGAACAACGCAGGCTTCGGAAACAGCTCAACCGTCGCTGAACAGGATGTAACTAAAACGGAAAAAATGCTTCGCGTAAATGTAGAAGCACTCACCACGCTTTCCACTCTTTACGCACGCGATTATGCGGACCAACAAGGCGCGCAGCTCATCAATGTCTCATCAGACCTCGGCTACCGACTCGTGCCAAATGCCGTTACATACGCTGCGACTAAATTTTACGTCAGCGCATTTACCGAAGGCCTGGCCCAGGAGCTGCAGGATAACGGAGCTCAGTTAAAAGTGAAAATACTCGCACCATCCATGACAGAAACCGAATTCGTAAAAACGGCGCGGGAACTTGATGAATTCAGCTATGGCGACAATGTGCAGAAATTCCATACTGCAAAAGAGATGGCTCAGTTTATGCTGGAGCTTTATGATAGCGAACAGATTGTTGGCAAGGTCAATAGTGAGACCTATGAGTTTGAGTTGATGGATCCGGTTTTTCAGTATACTTCGAGGAAGTAA
- a CDS encoding acyl-CoA dehydrogenase family protein: MDITKAKTFEERMDILNETVAPFTERAAHNDLEREFPFENFEELKAINYPALTIPKQYGGAGISLSEMLRYQEAISRADGSTGLSIGWHMGIVKDLGETDKWDESVLVALFDDIKARGALINNCATEKQTGSPTRGGKPSTTARKIGDSWVIDGRKSFTSMAPVLDYFNVTAVIEETGEVGYFLIPRSAEGIAIDETWDSVAMTGTGSHDLVLTNVHVEENALVEISVPGKKQPAGWLLHIPACYLGIAQAAQDYAIRFAQDYSPNSLNGPIIELPNVKQKIGQIEMELQRARHFLYSVAKQWDESDDEQRSQMAAELGAVKVAVTNSAVDIVDLAMRVAGAHSLSEKSPLQRYYRDVRAGLHNPPMEDMLIPALADFAIGQQTQKQPVK; this comes from the coding sequence ATGGATATCACAAAAGCGAAGACATTTGAAGAACGCATGGACATATTGAATGAAACCGTCGCACCGTTTACGGAACGGGCGGCGCACAATGATTTGGAACGAGAATTTCCATTTGAGAATTTTGAGGAACTGAAAGCGATCAATTACCCGGCGTTGACGATTCCAAAACAATACGGCGGAGCAGGTATTTCCTTGTCGGAGATGCTGCGCTATCAGGAAGCGATCAGCCGCGCGGACGGGTCGACGGGATTATCGATCGGCTGGCATATGGGCATCGTCAAAGATTTGGGCGAGACCGATAAATGGGACGAGTCGGTGCTTGTGGCCTTATTTGACGACATCAAAGCGCGTGGCGCGTTGATTAATAATTGCGCGACTGAAAAGCAGACCGGCAGCCCGACAAGAGGCGGGAAACCGTCGACCACCGCCAGAAAAATTGGCGATTCGTGGGTGATTGACGGGCGCAAGTCATTTACGTCGATGGCGCCGGTATTGGATTACTTTAATGTGACTGCTGTAATTGAAGAAACCGGGGAAGTGGGCTATTTCCTCATTCCACGGTCGGCTGAAGGCATAGCAATCGACGAGACTTGGGATAGCGTGGCCATGACCGGCACCGGAAGCCATGATTTGGTGTTGACGAATGTACATGTGGAGGAAAATGCCTTGGTCGAGATCAGTGTGCCCGGGAAAAAGCAGCCAGCTGGATGGCTGCTCCATATTCCGGCGTGCTATCTCGGAATCGCCCAAGCGGCACAGGATTACGCAATCCGCTTTGCGCAGGATTATTCGCCGAATAGCTTGAACGGGCCGATCATCGAGCTGCCGAATGTGAAACAAAAGATCGGCCAAATCGAAATGGAGTTGCAGCGGGCGCGGCATTTCCTTTATTCCGTAGCGAAACAATGGGACGAATCGGACGACGAACAGCGCTCGCAGATGGCTGCGGAACTCGGGGCCGTGAAAGTCGCGGTGACGAATTCAGCGGTCGACATCGTGGATCTAGCGATGCGGGTCGCGGGTGCACACAGCCTGTCGGAAAAATCGCCTTTGCAGCGCTATTACCGCGATGTGCGGGCAGGACTTCACAACCCGCCGATGGAAGATATGCTCATTCCGGCGCTTGCTGATTTTGCGATTGGCCAGCAGACACAAAAACAACCGGTTAAATAA
- a CDS encoding DegV family protein gives MKKIAWITDTAAQLDDAFIQRHNVYVLPLSVVFDDGSYRESIDLTQGEFYDKLRAAKVSPKTSQPAIGEMVALYEQLQSEGYDFAVALHLSSGLSGTFASAQSAAKMADFKVYPVDSKIGSFPMGKMIEIGNELFASGKEPEEVVETINQLTAKSHLSFIPSSLNQLHKSGRVSGTQAFLSNILNIKVVITFVDGVTTMKEKVRSNKRAKESVNSALRADMESGMVPEVAVIHCNNETGAEAWKNELMKEFSGLKVDVIPLSVCVGVHAGEGTTGLSWVSY, from the coding sequence ATGAAAAAAATAGCATGGATCACGGATACAGCAGCGCAATTGGATGATGCGTTCATCCAAAGGCATAATGTCTACGTATTGCCCCTTAGTGTCGTGTTTGACGACGGGTCGTATCGCGAGTCGATCGACCTGACACAGGGAGAATTTTACGATAAATTACGTGCGGCTAAAGTGTCGCCGAAAACTTCACAGCCGGCCATCGGGGAGATGGTTGCTTTATATGAACAATTGCAGTCTGAAGGCTATGATTTTGCGGTAGCGCTTCATTTGTCGAGCGGGCTATCCGGAACGTTTGCCAGTGCGCAATCAGCTGCTAAGATGGCAGACTTTAAAGTGTATCCGGTCGATTCAAAAATCGGTTCGTTCCCGATGGGGAAAATGATCGAAATCGGCAATGAATTATTCGCGTCCGGAAAAGAACCGGAAGAAGTCGTGGAGACGATCAATCAATTGACTGCTAAATCGCATTTGTCGTTCATTCCATCAAGCTTGAATCAATTGCATAAAAGCGGGCGAGTGTCAGGGACGCAGGCATTTCTCAGCAATATCCTCAACATCAAAGTGGTCATCACTTTTGTTGACGGCGTCACGACAATGAAAGAAAAAGTCCGTTCGAACAAACGCGCCAAGGAAAGTGTCAATTCGGCGTTGCGCGCGGATATGGAATCTGGGATGGTGCCGGAAGTGGCGGTCATTCATTGCAATAATGAAACCGGCGCAGAAGCATGGAAAAACGAATTGATGAAGGAGTTTTCCGGCCTTAAAGTGGATGTCATTCCGCTAAGCGTCTGTGTGGGAGTCCATGCCGGAGAAGGCACGACCGGCTTGAGCTGGGTCAGTTATTAA
- a CDS encoding sensor domain-containing diguanylate cyclase produces the protein MVTFRELEMYKNFDELAEDVIDLAKEILPDQLFYLSSISEAQQIILKHSPNDTTIPIAEGLVLNLEDSLCSRIDFKNKQPLVYEDVKDGHALGAFEEKLEAANVRSYLGLPISFVNGERFGTLCAVNDEKSQFDLKSITLLQRIVRMFTYYLDLERFAYRDSLTDLYNRHYLARFFEGHSDAGGAVFFLDLDGFKKVNDLYGHETGDVVLKEVASKLQRFTADHPDALAIRLGGDEFLVYFTKPASETELSEWANRLLDSLSDWAADYPLSASIGIAQYPAGGDCNLKELLQQADQALYQAKKAGKNRYTFY, from the coding sequence ATGGTGACATTTCGTGAATTGGAAATGTATAAGAATTTCGATGAGCTGGCGGAAGATGTGATCGATTTGGCGAAAGAGATTTTGCCGGATCAATTGTTTTATTTAAGCTCCATCAGTGAAGCCCAGCAAATAATCTTGAAGCATTCGCCGAACGATACGACGATCCCCATAGCGGAGGGATTGGTGTTGAATTTGGAGGATTCGCTATGCAGCCGTATAGATTTCAAGAACAAGCAGCCATTGGTCTATGAGGATGTCAAAGACGGACATGCATTGGGAGCGTTTGAAGAGAAGCTGGAAGCAGCCAATGTGCGCTCATATTTGGGATTGCCGATTTCATTCGTCAATGGGGAGAGGTTCGGCACTTTATGCGCGGTGAATGATGAAAAAAGCCAGTTCGATCTAAAAAGCATCACTTTATTGCAGCGGATTGTGCGGATGTTTACCTATTACTTGGATCTCGAGCGCTTCGCTTACCGAGATTCGCTGACGGATCTGTATAACCGGCATTACCTTGCCCGTTTTTTCGAAGGGCATTCCGATGCTGGCGGGGCGGTATTCTTTCTCGATCTAGATGGGTTCAAAAAGGTCAATGATTTATACGGACATGAAACAGGAGATGTGGTGTTGAAAGAAGTAGCCTCCAAGTTGCAGCGATTTACTGCAGATCATCCAGATGCTTTGGCGATTCGTCTTGGCGGAGATGAATTTCTGGTCTATTTCACTAAGCCAGCAAGTGAAACGGAATTGAGCGAATGGGCAAACCGTCTGCTCGACAGCTTGAGTGATTGGGCAGCCGATTACCCGCTGTCGGCGAGCATCGGCATTGCCCAATATCCTGCCGGTGGGGATTGCAACTTGAAAGAACTTCTTCAACAAGCAGACCAAGCATTGTATCAAGCGAAAAAAGCAGGGAAGAACCGCTATACTTTCTATTAA
- a CDS encoding threonine aldolase family protein, which translates to MAELNRLQSAFKQARYQLANHGTRNAGVLKQAFEDVADDVESDLYGSGQVIEAFQEKMAAFLGKETAVFFPSGTMAQQIALRIWCDDKGLKRVAYHPLSHLEIHEEDGLKELHGIESVYLTDPDRVVELKDVAELDQEVAAVLLELPQREIGGQLPSFETLEQISHYCRDNQIKLHLDGARLLEVTPYYEKSAAEICALFDSVYLSLYKGIGGIAGAILAGDEAFTKQSKVWKRRHGGDLISLYPYVISADYYFDERSGKMSDYYEAAKRVAALFNSCQSIATLPEVPVSNMFHVHFAHPKEEIEPVIVELEQETGIGITSYLKEIDSGSCYFEMSMGDQYAEIPADLVQQAFKRLDQKMKERFSE; encoded by the coding sequence TTGGCTGAACTCAATCGACTGCAATCGGCCTTTAAGCAAGCGAGGTATCAATTGGCGAATCACGGCACGCGCAATGCGGGTGTGTTGAAACAGGCTTTTGAAGATGTCGCTGATGATGTTGAAAGTGATTTGTATGGAAGTGGGCAGGTCATTGAAGCTTTTCAGGAGAAGATGGCGGCATTTTTAGGAAAAGAGACGGCAGTCTTTTTCCCGAGCGGCACAATGGCCCAGCAGATTGCGCTGCGGATTTGGTGTGATGATAAAGGGCTGAAACGAGTGGCCTACCATCCGCTCAGCCACTTGGAAATCCATGAAGAAGACGGTTTGAAAGAATTGCATGGCATCGAATCGGTGTATTTGACGGACCCGGACCGTGTCGTTGAGTTGAAAGATGTCGCAGAGTTGGACCAAGAGGTGGCGGCGGTGCTGTTGGAATTGCCGCAGCGCGAAATCGGCGGGCAATTGCCAAGTTTCGAGACGCTGGAACAAATCTCGCACTATTGCCGCGACAACCAGATCAAGCTTCATCTCGACGGCGCCCGCTTGCTGGAAGTTACTCCTTATTACGAAAAGTCCGCAGCGGAAATTTGTGCCCTATTCGATAGCGTCTATTTGTCGTTATACAAGGGAATTGGCGGAATTGCAGGCGCTATCCTGGCTGGGGACGAAGCATTCACGAAGCAGTCGAAAGTGTGGAAAAGGCGACATGGGGGCGATTTGATCAGCCTCTATCCGTATGTCATCTCGGCCGATTATTATTTTGACGAGCGCTCTGGGAAAATGAGTGACTATTACGAAGCGGCGAAACGAGTGGCCGCACTCTTTAATTCCTGCCAGAGCATTGCGACTTTGCCGGAAGTGCCGGTTTCGAATATGTTCCATGTCCATTTCGCGCATCCAAAAGAAGAAATAGAACCGGTCATCGTGGAGCTTGAACAAGAAACGGGGATCGGCATCACCAGTTATTTGAAAGAAATCGACAGCGGGTCGTGTTATTTTGAAATGTCGATGGGAGACCAGTACGCAGAAATACCAGCAGATTTGGTTCAACAGGCATTCAAGCGATTGGATCAAAAGATGAAAGAACGCTTTAGTGAATAG
- a CDS encoding tRNA dihydrouridine synthase, whose product MKENFWRELPKPFFVLAPMEDVTNVVFRHVVAEAASPDVYFTEFTNTESYCHPEGIHSVRGRLTFTEDEQPIVAHIWGNKPEHFREMSIGMAAQGFKGVDINMGCPVPNVAAKGKGSGLINYPDNAAEIIQAAKMGGLPVSVKTRLGYTHVDEWKGWLRHVLEQDIANLSIHLRTKKEMSAVPAHWELIPEIKALRDEVAPDTLITVNGDIPDRKTGQELADKYGIDGVMIGRGIFHNPFAFEEVPREHSTQELFDLLRLHLDLHDKYSTETEPIAFKPLRRFFKIYVRGVRGAGELRNDLMHTETTDEVRALLNEFEKREVPVATS is encoded by the coding sequence ATGAAAGAAAATTTTTGGCGTGAATTGCCGAAGCCATTTTTTGTATTGGCGCCGATGGAAGACGTGACGAATGTGGTGTTTCGCCATGTGGTAGCGGAAGCGGCGAGCCCTGACGTGTATTTCACGGAGTTTACGAATACGGAAAGCTATTGCCACCCGGAAGGCATCCACAGCGTGCGCGGGCGCTTGACGTTCACGGAAGATGAACAGCCGATCGTCGCCCATATCTGGGGCAATAAGCCCGAGCATTTCCGCGAGATGAGCATTGGCATGGCGGCGCAAGGCTTTAAAGGTGTCGACATTAATATGGGCTGTCCCGTACCGAACGTTGCCGCCAAAGGAAAAGGCAGCGGCTTGATCAATTACCCCGATAACGCGGCGGAAATTATCCAAGCGGCGAAAATGGGCGGACTGCCTGTCAGCGTCAAGACACGCCTCGGCTATACTCATGTCGACGAATGGAAAGGCTGGCTGCGCCATGTCCTGGAACAAGACATCGCCAATTTGTCGATTCATTTGCGGACGAAAAAAGAAATGAGCGCGGTGCCGGCGCATTGGGAATTGATCCCTGAGATCAAAGCGCTGCGCGATGAAGTGGCACCGGATACGCTAATCACCGTTAACGGAGATATCCCAGACCGCAAAACCGGCCAGGAACTGGCGGATAAATACGGCATCGACGGCGTCATGATCGGGCGCGGAATCTTCCATAACCCGTTCGCTTTCGAGGAAGTGCCAAGAGAACATAGCACGCAAGAATTGTTCGACTTGTTGCGCCTGCATTTGGACCTTCACGATAAATATTCGACAGAAACCGAGCCCATCGCCTTTAAGCCGCTGCGCCGTTTCTTCAAGATTTACGTGCGCGGCGTACGCGGTGCTGGTGAACTCCGCAACGATTTGATGCATACCGAGACGACCGATGAAGTACGGGCATTGCTCAATGAATTCGAGAAGCGGGAAGTTCCCGTAGCGACCAGCTAA
- a CDS encoding glycoside hydrolase family 65 protein, whose amino-acid sequence MMNYSLGTGAYKDWLLSETNFSANALGKSEAVMLLGNGYMGLRSDNEEPYLAEQRNLFVNGTFNKAELNEVTELPNAANVTRIDIRVDGERFSLEFGKTKNYIKQLNLKDAELTRTFQWTSPKGKTLHFHFSRFVSLDDLHLIAMKMEVESLSHDVAVSIDSGIDAQMTNSGVQHFREGERKISDGRFIQLVQTTNETGIDLVHNTVHAFKLNGKDTDTPGDKNMARRKAWMTYDFELRPQDRLVMEKLSTVHTSRDTERKSGYSLPQLRRHSLEQLKGHVTQGYDMLFQAHRRSWQQKVWEAYNVEVESSEAVDQLALRFSLYHLTAMIPAHDDRLGIGAKALSGEGYKGHSFWDTEIFILPFFTLSNPQAAKSLLAYRYHGLEGARQKARENGYAGAMYPWEMAWPTDGEVTPVWGDIDIVTGEQTKIWSGFIEQHISADIAFAVYQYESVTGDVEFMEQCGYEMVFETAKFWASRLEWNEEFGRYHINQVIGPDEYKEHINNNAFTNYMAYFNLRLAMRYADKLSQEQGALWESFGLDADYADWQEKARQLYLPEPRAEDLVIPQDDTYLQLPEIDLEKYKRQTKVRTIYRDYNAEQINGIQVTKQADTLLLFYLIDQTFFRGDPRFSEAAKKANFRYYESRTLHDSSLSLATHAIMASDLGERELAYKLFRETCAIDMGPGMNTSDEGIHAAAIGGIWKSAIFGFAGVRLADGKLRIDPYLPKQWQRMKFTIYWQGQPLQVEIMTDFMEVTSAGDQPVKFESGGTVHKVDRRLKIPINPNKSLSSPKKIVSK is encoded by the coding sequence ATGATGAATTATTCGCTCGGGACAGGGGCATATAAAGATTGGCTCTTGTCGGAAACCAATTTTTCAGCCAATGCTTTAGGCAAAAGCGAAGCGGTCATGCTACTCGGCAATGGCTATATGGGGCTCCGTTCCGACAACGAAGAACCATACTTAGCGGAGCAGCGCAACCTGTTCGTCAATGGGACGTTCAATAAGGCGGAACTGAACGAAGTGACGGAGCTACCAAACGCAGCCAATGTGACGCGGATCGATATCCGGGTTGACGGCGAACGTTTTTCATTGGAATTTGGCAAGACGAAAAATTACATCAAACAACTTAACTTAAAGGATGCTGAACTGACACGCACATTCCAGTGGACTTCACCTAAAGGCAAAACCTTGCACTTTCATTTTAGCCGTTTCGTCTCTCTGGATGATCTGCACTTAATCGCCATGAAAATGGAAGTGGAAAGCCTATCTCACGATGTGGCCGTGTCGATTGACAGTGGTATCGACGCCCAAATGACCAACTCGGGCGTCCAGCATTTCAGGGAAGGTGAACGGAAAATATCAGATGGGCGATTTATCCAGCTGGTCCAAACGACTAATGAAACCGGAATCGACCTCGTCCATAATACGGTCCATGCTTTTAAACTCAACGGCAAGGACACCGATACGCCAGGCGATAAAAACATGGCGCGCAGAAAAGCATGGATGACATATGATTTTGAATTGCGCCCACAAGACCGGCTTGTCATGGAAAAGCTGTCGACGGTACATACGAGCAGAGATACAGAACGAAAATCCGGATACAGCCTTCCACAGTTGCGCAGGCATTCGCTCGAACAACTGAAAGGCCACGTAACACAGGGCTACGATATGTTATTCCAAGCACATCGGCGCTCTTGGCAGCAAAAAGTATGGGAAGCCTACAATGTGGAAGTGGAAAGCAGTGAAGCGGTCGATCAACTGGCGCTCAGGTTCTCTCTTTACCATTTGACGGCCATGATCCCGGCGCATGATGACCGGTTGGGCATCGGGGCAAAGGCGTTGAGCGGCGAGGGCTATAAAGGGCATTCATTCTGGGATACGGAAATTTTCATCCTGCCATTTTTTACCCTATCGAATCCACAAGCGGCCAAGTCTTTGTTAGCCTATCGTTATCATGGCCTCGAGGGAGCCAGGCAGAAAGCACGAGAGAACGGTTATGCAGGTGCCATGTACCCGTGGGAAATGGCATGGCCGACTGATGGGGAAGTGACGCCGGTATGGGGCGATATTGATATCGTCACCGGCGAACAGACAAAAATATGGTCGGGCTTCATCGAACAGCATATTTCGGCGGACATCGCATTTGCGGTTTACCAATATGAAAGCGTTACCGGCGATGTGGAATTCATGGAGCAATGCGGATATGAGATGGTGTTTGAAACCGCTAAATTCTGGGCAAGCCGGCTTGAATGGAACGAAGAATTTGGCCGTTATCATATTAACCAGGTCATCGGCCCGGATGAATACAAAGAACATATCAACAACAATGCCTTTACCAATTATATGGCGTACTTCAATTTAAGATTGGCCATGCGCTATGCTGATAAGCTATCTCAAGAACAAGGGGCGCTCTGGGAAAGTTTCGGTTTGGACGCCGACTATGCCGACTGGCAAGAAAAAGCAAGACAGCTTTATTTACCGGAACCTCGGGCTGAAGATCTTGTGATTCCGCAAGATGACACATACTTACAGCTGCCGGAAATCGACCTTGAGAAATATAAGCGCCAGACGAAGGTGAGAACGATTTACCGGGATTACAACGCCGAGCAAATCAACGGCATCCAGGTAACAAAACAAGCAGATACACTTTTGCTGTTTTACTTGATCGACCAGACTTTTTTTCGCGGCGACCCGCGTTTTTCCGAAGCCGCCAAAAAAGCGAACTTCCGCTATTATGAATCGCGTACGCTCCATGACTCCTCCTTGAGCCTCGCCACCCATGCAATCATGGCGAGTGACCTCGGAGAGCGGGAATTAGCATATAAATTATTCCGGGAAACGTGCGCTATTGATATGGGGCCTGGCATGAACACTTCAGATGAAGGCATCCACGCTGCAGCGATAGGGGGTATTTGGAAATCAGCGATATTCGGTTTTGCCGGCGTCCGGCTCGCTGATGGCAAGTTGCGGATTGACCCGTACCTGCCAAAACAGTGGCAACGCATGAAATTCACCATCTACTGGCAAGGGCAGCCTTTGCAGGTGGAAATCATGACTGATTTTATGGAAGTTACATCTGCCGGCGATCAACCGGTTAAGTTCGAATCAGGCGGAACGGTTCATAAAGTGGACCGCCGCTTGAAAATACCGATCAATCCAAACAAATCACTATCATCACCGAAAAAAATAGTTTCAAAATGA
- a CDS encoding ABC transporter substrate-binding protein, translated as MAFNKKLVTGMTLAATMTLAACSGGSEEGSGDSGAAEGITIFQSKVEISEQLEAAAEAYTEETGVDVEVIGTTGDDYTQQLQIRLNNGTGPSIFSVENTQVAKRLESYMYDLSDTDMVENIAPDMELALDDKVVGIPYGVEGFGIVYNKEMVDPADIEDMDSFVNTLETFNEEGINGFGLSSEAYFLIGHISNYPFSVQENPTEFMDQLSNGEVSLTETPEFAEFGEAMEAIRANTPTPLNTTYDTQVGDFASGKTAMIHQGNWASGMLEEFDVDFEVGMAPFPLAGNDELAVGVGSNWAVNGEKDQAEIDAAIEFLDWLHTSETGQKFIVEDFGFIPAMTNIEAGDLDPLSQAVLEASNSGETIPWSHNYYPANVIPNDFTPVAESFFVDDSMTGNQFIEELEAAWQNAAQ; from the coding sequence ATGGCGTTCAATAAAAAATTAGTTACCGGCATGACACTGGCTGCAACAATGACACTGGCTGCATGCAGCGGCGGAAGTGAAGAAGGTTCGGGAGATTCGGGAGCAGCAGAAGGCATCACGATTTTCCAAAGCAAAGTAGAGATTTCTGAACAGCTTGAAGCTGCAGCTGAAGCCTATACGGAAGAAACGGGAGTAGATGTGGAAGTTATCGGAACGACAGGCGATGACTATACCCAGCAATTGCAGATTCGCCTGAACAATGGTACCGGCCCATCGATCTTTAGTGTAGAAAATACCCAAGTAGCGAAACGGTTGGAATCCTATATGTATGATTTGAGCGACACGGACATGGTCGAGAACATCGCGCCGGATATGGAATTGGCACTTGACGACAAAGTTGTCGGCATCCCTTATGGCGTTGAAGGGTTTGGCATCGTTTACAACAAAGAAATGGTCGACCCGGCAGACATCGAGGATATGGATTCGTTTGTCAACACATTGGAGACATTTAACGAGGAAGGCATCAATGGGTTCGGCCTTTCGTCTGAAGCATATTTCCTGATCGGCCACATCAGCAATTACCCATTCTCGGTCCAGGAAAACCCAACCGAATTTATGGACCAATTGTCTAATGGTGAGGTGTCTTTGACAGAAACTCCGGAATTCGCCGAATTTGGGGAAGCGATGGAAGCGATCAGAGCGAACACGCCAACTCCGCTCAATACAACATACGATACACAAGTTGGTGACTTCGCTTCTGGCAAAACAGCGATGATTCACCAAGGCAACTGGGCATCCGGCATGTTGGAAGAATTCGATGTGGACTTTGAAGTCGGCATGGCACCTTTCCCGCTTGCAGGAAATGATGAACTTGCAGTCGGCGTCGGCAGCAACTGGGCAGTCAACGGAGAAAAAGACCAAGCGGAAATCGACGCAGCGATCGAGTTTCTGGATTGGCTCCATACAAGTGAAACTGGCCAGAAGTTCATTGTAGAGGATTTTGGGTTTATCCCGGCAATGACGAATATCGAAGCTGGAGACTTGGATCCGTTGTCACAAGCAGTACTGGAAGCTTCAAATAGCGGGGAAACGATCCCATGGTCACATAACTACTATCCTGCCAATGTAATCCCTAACGACTTTACGCCAGTAGCGGAAAGCTTCTTCGTGGATGATAGCATGACAGGAAACCAGTTCATTGAAGAATTGGAAGCTGCGTGGCAGAATGCAGCCCAATAA
- a CDS encoding carbohydrate ABC transporter permease yields the protein MDVKKRKNIGWYLLFTVPLLIIFTIVVVIPFAIGIYYAFFDWDGIGANPMVFTGLENFRVLLEDERFLRSAWLTVLFTVLSVVTVNVVGLSFALLVTSKLKLANLARTMLFMPYLIGGLILGYIWQFVFLDVFTLIGDVTGLESIFFNWLNNEDFALFALVFVFTWQMAGYVMIVYIAGLQGIPGELVEAAKIDGASKWDRFKNVTAPLLMPAFTISLFLTLSYGFKIYDVNLSLTGGGPANATELFAMNIYNEIFGYGNYGYGQAKAIVFFVIIAAITMTQVYITKKREVEM from the coding sequence ATGGACGTGAAAAAAAGGAAAAATATCGGCTGGTATCTGTTATTTACAGTTCCGCTATTGATCATTTTTACAATCGTAGTTGTCATTCCGTTTGCCATCGGAATTTATTATGCATTTTTCGACTGGGATGGCATCGGGGCAAATCCGATGGTTTTCACAGGATTAGAGAATTTCAGGGTGCTACTGGAGGATGAGCGGTTCCTGCGCTCGGCATGGCTGACCGTATTGTTTACGGTATTGTCGGTCGTGACGGTCAATGTGGTCGGTCTATCCTTTGCGCTTCTTGTCACTTCTAAACTGAAGCTGGCGAACTTAGCGAGAACGATGCTGTTCATGCCCTATTTGATCGGCGGCTTGATACTTGGGTATATCTGGCAATTTGTATTCCTGGATGTCTTCACTTTAATCGGGGACGTGACTGGGCTCGAGTCGATATTCTTCAACTGGCTGAACAATGAAGATTTTGCGCTGTTTGCTTTAGTCTTTGTCTTTACATGGCAAATGGCGGGTTATGTGATGATTGTATATATTGCAGGTTTGCAGGGCATTCCTGGAGAGTTGGTCGAGGCGGCGAAAATCGATGGCGCGAGCAAATGGGATCGATTTAAGAACGTTACGGCACCGCTTTTGATGCCGGCCTTTACGATCAGCTTGTTCCTGACACTTTCTTATGGCTTTAAAATTTACGATGTCAACTTGTCGCTGACTGGCGGCGGTCCCGCAAATGCGACGGAATTGTTCGCCATGAATATTTACAATGAAATTTTCGGTTATGGAAATTATGGCTATGGCCAAGCGAAAGCGATTGTCTTCTTTGTCATCATTGCCGCAATCACCATGACGCAAGTGTATATTACGAAGAAGCGGGAGGTTGAGATGTAA